One Miscanthus floridulus cultivar M001 chromosome 11, ASM1932011v1, whole genome shotgun sequence DNA window includes the following coding sequences:
- the LOC136492638 gene encoding uncharacterized protein, translating into MATYNYSEAAAFVENEVHANSANFGSAGSVASFDTAEELGYDREVLQEAYAWQHRANKRLERAGYHEYASDSSSSSCSVSSDEPFYLPRDYLPARSFESDRSWHLN; encoded by the exons ATGGCAACCTACAACTATTCCGAGGCAGCAGCGTTTGTAGAGAACGAGGTCCATGCCAATTCAGCTAACTTTGGCTCAGCTGGTTCTGTCGCATCCTTTGACACAG CCGAGGAACTTGGCTACGACAGGGAAGTGCTTCAAGAAGCCTATGCTTGGCAGCATAGAG CCAATAAAAGGCTTGAACGTGCAGGATACCACGAATATGCATCGGACAGCAGCTCTTCCTCCTGCAGCGTTTCCTCTGACGAGCCTTTCTACCTGCCCCGAG ATTATTTACCCGCTCGTAGCTTTGAGTCAGATCGGAGCTGGCACCTCAACTGA